In Pseudomonadota bacterium, a genomic segment contains:
- a CDS encoding NADH-quinone oxidoreductase subunit B — MIIEEIREKGFVTTSVDAVVNWTRTGSLWPMTFGLACCAVEMMHAGAARYDLDRFGIVFRPSPRQADLMIVAGTLCNKMAPALRRVYDQMAEPRWVISMGSCANGGGYYHYSYSVVRGCDRIVPVDVYVPGCPPTAEALLYGIVQLQNKIKRTNTIAR, encoded by the coding sequence ATGATTATTGAGGAAATTCGAGAGAAGGGTTTTGTAACAACAAGCGTTGATGCTGTCGTCAATTGGACGCGTACCGGATCGCTGTGGCCGATGACTTTTGGCTTGGCTTGTTGTGCCGTTGAAATGATGCATGCAGGTGCCGCTCGTTATGATTTGGACCGGTTTGGTATTGTCTTTCGACCGAGCCCGCGACAAGCTGATCTGATGATTGTGGCGGGGACGCTTTGTAATAAGATGGCTCCAGCGCTTAGGAGGGTATACGACCAAATGGCTGAGCCGCGGTGGGTTATTTCTATGGGGTCCTGTGCCAATGGCGGTGGATACTATCACTATTCGTATTCCGTCGTACGTGGATGCGACCGTATTGTTCCTGTTGATGTGTATGTTCCAGGATGCCCACCAACGGCGGAGGCGTTGCTGTACGGTATTGTGCAGCTTCAAAATAAGATTAAAAGGACAAATACGATTGCACGTTAA
- the tpiA gene encoding triose-phosphate isomerase: MRKKMVVGNWKMNGSLADNEALLSGLSAAGGLSSLDVAVCVPSLYLYQVRDCLAAGAIAWGAQNVSEHDAGAYTGEVSARMLSEFGVSYGLVGHSERRALYNEANELVGQKAQKLLGVGITPIICLGETLGQRGAGETFEVVLGQLEAAIECIGIGKLEKIVLAYEPVWAIGTGLTASPEQAQEVHGYLRDQVALMDANAAISIKILYGGSVKPDNAEALFQQEDVDGGLIGGASLSLVDFLTICRSAISATTH, encoded by the coding sequence ATTCGGAAAAAAATGGTTGTCGGTAATTGGAAGATGAATGGATCCCTTGCTGATAACGAGGCTCTGTTAAGCGGTTTGTCTGCCGCAGGTGGGCTATCTAGTTTGGATGTTGCGGTATGCGTCCCCAGTCTATATCTCTATCAGGTGCGAGATTGTTTGGCCGCGGGCGCTATAGCCTGGGGAGCTCAGAATGTTAGTGAGCATGATGCTGGAGCGTACACTGGTGAGGTTTCAGCGAGGATGCTCTCTGAATTTGGAGTGTCATATGGGCTTGTTGGACATTCAGAGCGCCGGGCTTTGTATAACGAAGCCAATGAACTTGTTGGGCAGAAAGCCCAAAAGTTGTTGGGGGTTGGAATTACGCCCATTATTTGCCTTGGAGAGACGCTTGGGCAGAGGGGCGCTGGAGAGACTTTTGAGGTTGTTTTGGGACAGCTTGAAGCAGCGATTGAGTGTATAGGGATAGGGAAATTAGAGAAGATTGTTTTGGCGTATGAACCAGTTTGGGCTATTGGAACCGGCTTGACCGCATCTCCTGAGCAGGCACAGGAAGTGCATGGTTATCTCAGGGACCAAGTGGCTCTAATGGATGCAAATGCAGCGATATCTATAAAAATTCTTTATGGTGGAAGTGTTAAGCCTGATAATGCTGAGGCTTTGTTTCAGCAAGAGGATGTTGATGGTGGGTTAATCGGGGGGGCTTCACTTAGCCTGGTTGATTTTTTGACAATTTGTCGCTCGGCGATTTCGGCGACAACACATTAA
- a CDS encoding NADH-quinone oxidoreductase subunit A, giving the protein MIAEYFPILLFIAVGVAVGVVLPLLGAVLSRALRSHKPDAAKLSAYECGFDAFEDARTKFDVRYYLVAILFIIFDLEIAFLFPWAVALDQIGLTGFVAMMIFLTLLVVGFIYEWKKGALDWD; this is encoded by the coding sequence ATGATAGCTGAATACTTCCCAATTTTATTGTTTATCGCTGTCGGTGTCGCCGTGGGAGTAGTGTTGCCCTTATTGGGGGCTGTTCTCAGTAGGGCTCTCCGGTCTCATAAACCGGATGCGGCAAAATTATCCGCGTACGAATGTGGTTTTGATGCATTCGAGGATGCTCGAACAAAGTTTGATGTTAGATACTATCTTGTGGCTATTTTATTTATTATTTTTGATCTTGAAATTGCCTTCTTGTTCCCTTGGGCGGTTGCGCTTGACCAGATTGGTTTAACTGGTTTTGTCGCTATGATGATTTTTCTCACTTTGTTGGTTGTTGGGTTTATTTACGAATGGAAAAAAGGGGCTCTGGATTGGGATTAA
- a CDS encoding NADH-quinone oxidoreductase subunit C, translating to MRQNLAEELKSNLELTEAAVRYELGEVTLTLAALGLPAKMTLLRDAPDLRFNQLVDVCGVDYRDYPSKDRCSSRFAVVYHLLSIDLNHRVRVRVFCDDDEQPTVSSVVDIWPAANWFEREAFDLFGIVFEGHPDLRRLLTDYGFVGHPLRKDFPLSGHIEMRYDPIEKRVVYQPVTIEPREIVPRVIREDSYGDV from the coding sequence GTGCGTCAAAATTTGGCAGAGGAGTTAAAGTCTAACCTGGAGCTAACGGAGGCTGCTGTTCGTTATGAGCTTGGCGAAGTTACGCTTACGTTGGCGGCATTGGGCCTGCCTGCGAAGATGACCTTATTGAGGGATGCTCCAGATTTAAGGTTCAATCAACTTGTAGATGTCTGTGGTGTGGACTATAGAGATTACCCATCGAAAGATCGGTGTTCTAGCAGGTTTGCAGTTGTTTATCATTTGTTATCTATCGATTTGAATCATCGTGTGCGGGTGCGGGTTTTTTGCGATGACGATGAGCAGCCTACAGTTTCTTCAGTAGTTGATATTTGGCCTGCTGCCAATTGGTTTGAGCGTGAGGCATTTGATCTTTTTGGTATCGTTTTTGAAGGCCATCCTGACCTGAGGCGACTCTTAACTGATTACGGTTTTGTAGGGCATCCACTTAGGAAAGATTTCCCATTATCAGGTCATATTGAGATGCGTTATGACCCTATAGAAAAACGCGTGGTGTACCAGCCCGTGACGATTGAACCCAGGGAGATTGTGCCGCGAGTTATACGAGAGGACTCTTATGGCGATGTTTAG
- the nuoE gene encoding NADH-quinone oxidoreductase subunit NuoE: MRGVRLLSAEAYRTIDKEISKYPADRKSSAVMAALAIAQNELGWVSESVVEDIAAYLEMRAIAVWEVVTFYGMYNLEKPGRFKLAICTSLPCALRGANQTADRLKATLGIYFNETASDGSVTLKEAECMGACGDAPVVIINDREMRGKVSVEDVDGLVEELKAR; this comes from the coding sequence ATGAGAGGTGTCAGGCTATTGAGTGCAGAGGCTTATCGCACAATTGATAAGGAGATCTCGAAGTATCCTGCGGATCGCAAGTCTTCCGCAGTTATGGCCGCTTTAGCGATAGCGCAAAATGAATTAGGTTGGGTTTCCGAATCGGTTGTAGAAGATATCGCGGCGTACCTAGAGATGCGCGCTATAGCGGTATGGGAAGTGGTAACGTTTTATGGCATGTACAACTTAGAGAAACCTGGGCGTTTTAAATTAGCGATTTGCACGAGCTTACCTTGTGCATTACGGGGTGCCAATCAAACGGCCGATCGGTTGAAAGCAACCCTTGGCATTTACTTCAATGAGACCGCCTCGGATGGCTCTGTAACTTTAAAAGAGGCGGAGTGTATGGGAGCCTGTGGAGATGCGCCGGTGGTCATTATTAATGATCGCGAGATGCGCGGTAAGGTAAGCGTTGAAGACGTTGATGGATTGGTAGAGGAGTTAAAAGCCCGATGA
- the pstB gene encoding phosphate ABC transporter ATP-binding protein PstB, with protein sequence MTDSLTKTEEVKFQDREIPEKTVGEVYVENARMTARDVSVYYADKLAVDNVTLDVGHSEVIAFVGPSGCGKSTLLRCFNRMNDTIDICRMDGMITIDGGDIFDPKIDVVSLRARVGMVFQKPNPFPKSIFDNIAYGPRIHGLAKDSIELDEIVECSLERAGLWGEVKDRLDQPGTSLSGGQQQRLCIARAIAVGPDVILMDEPCSALDPIATAKVEELISELREQYSIVIVTHSMQQAARVSDRTAYFHLGKLIEVGETKQIFTNPIHRLTEDYITGRFG encoded by the coding sequence ATGACTGATTCATTGACGAAGACGGAAGAGGTGAAATTCCAAGATCGCGAGATTCCTGAAAAAACGGTTGGGGAAGTCTACGTCGAAAATGCCAGGATGACTGCTCGCGATGTAAGTGTTTACTACGCTGACAAGCTCGCGGTTGATAATGTGACTTTGGATGTTGGTCACAGTGAGGTTATTGCATTTGTGGGGCCTTCTGGTTGTGGTAAGTCGACTTTGCTTCGATGCTTCAATCGGATGAATGACACGATCGACATTTGTCGTATGGACGGCATGATAACGATTGATGGTGGCGATATTTTTGATCCTAAAATTGATGTGGTCTCTTTGCGGGCTAGAGTGGGTATGGTTTTTCAAAAACCAAATCCATTTCCGAAATCAATTTTTGACAATATTGCTTATGGTCCACGGATTCATGGCCTTGCGAAGGACAGCATAGAGTTAGATGAAATTGTAGAGTGCTCACTCGAAAGGGCGGGCCTGTGGGGTGAGGTCAAAGATCGTCTTGATCAACCGGGTACCAGTTTGTCAGGAGGTCAGCAGCAGCGTTTATGTATCGCGCGGGCAATTGCCGTGGGTCCAGATGTCATATTAATGGATGAGCCGTGTTCAGCCCTGGATCCGATTGCCACGGCGAAGGTGGAGGAGTTAATCTCTGAGTTGCGTGAGCAATATTCCATCGTGATCGTGACACATTCCATGCAACAGGCGGCACGCGTATCGGATCGAACGGCTTATTTTCATTTGGGGAAGCTGATTGAGGTTGGTGAAACGAAGCAAATATTTACAAATCCCATCCATCGATTGACTGAGGACTACATTACCGGCCGATTCGGTTGA
- a CDS encoding NADH-quinone oxidoreductase subunit D, whose translation MAEIKNYTMNFGPQHPAAHGVLRLVLELDGEVIERIDPHIGLLHRGTEKLAEHKTFLQSVPYMDRLDYVSMMCNEHAYVMAIEKLLGVEVPIRAQYIRVMFDEITRILNHLLWLGAHALDVGAMTVFLYCFREREDLMDCYEAVSGARLHSAYYRPGGVYRDLPDVMPQYEASKFRNQKEINRLNENRQGSLLDFIDHFTSHFPSKVDEYETLLTDNRIWKQRTVDIGVVTPERAVALGFTGPMLRGSGIAWDLRKKQPYDAYDLVDFDVPVGTNGDCYDRYLVRVEEMRQSNHIIKQCIEWLRKNPGPIITTNTKIAPPSREDMKVNMEDLIHHFKLFTEGMHVPLGETYCAVEAPKGEFGIYLISDGANKPYRLKIRAPGFAHLSAIDEMTRGHMIADLVAIIGTQDVVFGEIDR comes from the coding sequence GTGGCTGAAATTAAAAATTACACAATGAATTTTGGTCCGCAGCATCCGGCCGCGCATGGGGTGCTTCGGCTCGTGCTCGAGCTCGATGGGGAGGTGATTGAACGCATTGATCCCCATATTGGGTTACTTCATCGTGGAACTGAAAAATTAGCAGAACATAAAACGTTCTTGCAGTCAGTCCCATATATGGATCGATTAGATTATGTGTCAATGATGTGTAACGAGCACGCTTACGTTATGGCAATCGAAAAATTGCTTGGCGTGGAGGTGCCTATTCGAGCGCAATACATTCGTGTCATGTTTGATGAAATTACACGGATATTGAATCATTTGTTGTGGCTTGGTGCGCATGCGCTGGATGTTGGGGCCATGACAGTTTTCCTCTATTGTTTTCGCGAGCGCGAGGACCTAATGGATTGTTATGAAGCGGTGTCTGGCGCGCGTCTGCATTCGGCCTATTACCGGCCGGGTGGTGTTTATCGTGATTTGCCTGATGTCATGCCTCAATACGAAGCATCGAAGTTTCGTAATCAAAAGGAAATTAATAGGCTGAACGAAAATCGACAAGGATCTCTTCTCGATTTTATTGACCACTTCACGAGCCATTTTCCTAGCAAGGTAGATGAATATGAAACCTTGTTAACTGACAACCGTATCTGGAAGCAACGGACCGTGGATATTGGTGTGGTGACGCCTGAAAGGGCTGTTGCATTAGGATTTACTGGGCCGATGCTTCGGGGCTCGGGCATTGCTTGGGACTTGCGAAAAAAACAACCTTACGACGCTTATGATTTGGTTGATTTCGATGTTCCTGTGGGTACGAACGGAGACTGTTACGACCGCTATTTAGTGCGTGTTGAAGAGATGCGCCAGTCGAATCACATCATCAAGCAATGTATTGAGTGGCTTAGAAAAAACCCAGGACCAATTATTACGACAAATACTAAAATTGCCCCACCTTCACGTGAAGATATGAAGGTGAATATGGAAGATCTCATCCATCACTTTAAGTTGTTTACAGAAGGGATGCATGTTCCGCTTGGTGAGACTTACTGTGCCGTCGAAGCGCCAAAGGGGGAGTTTGGAATTTATTTGATCTCGGACGGGGCCAATAAGCCCTACCGGTTAAAAATAAGAGCGCCAGGGTTCGCGCATTTATCGGCAATAGACGAAATGACTAGGGGACATATGATCGCTGACCTTGTGGCCATAATTGGTACACAGGATGTGGTGTTCGGAGAGATTGATCGATGA
- the pstA gene encoding phosphate ABC transporter permease PstA, whose translation MTSPVKNGPLSPEEAALRVAASLKKRRSSERRFKFLGIAAVTLSILFLVLLFAGIFSNGIPGMFQHYVTLEVVLDKDRMDPQGDMSSASLYAGDAHGLVNESLMNALGNPEGREVKRAARSILSSGSASRLTEFTLKHPELIGKKVSVKFAVDDDIDSLMRGFITRETPESDRRINDQTIELVDALDQASRISYEFSDYLFTGSASRDAEIAGIKGALMGSIWTLGVCLLLAFPLGLATAVYLEEIAPKNLITEIIEININNLAAVPSVVFGIMGLAIFIIAFGLPRSVPLVGGIVLALMTLPTIIISSRAAIRAVPPSIRDAALAVGASKMQTILHHVIPPAMPGVLTGAIIGMAQVLGESAPLLMIGMIAFIVDVPGGITEPATALPVQIFMWADFAERMFIQKTSAAIIVLLAFLITMNAGAIILRQKLERRWV comes from the coding sequence ATGACTAGTCCGGTTAAGAATGGTCCGTTGAGTCCGGAAGAGGCTGCTCTTCGAGTGGCAGCATCGCTTAAAAAACGCAGAAGTAGTGAACGACGTTTTAAGTTCCTGGGCATTGCGGCTGTAACGCTCTCGATTTTGTTTTTGGTACTTTTATTCGCGGGTATTTTTTCCAATGGTATACCCGGCATGTTCCAACATTATGTGACGCTAGAGGTCGTACTAGATAAAGACCGAATGGATCCTCAGGGCGACATGAGTAGCGCATCTCTGTACGCCGGTGATGCGCATGGGTTGGTCAATGAGTCATTGATGAATGCTCTTGGTAATCCTGAGGGTCGTGAGGTTAAACGTGCTGCACGGTCAATATTGTCTTCAGGTTCAGCAAGCCGACTGACGGAGTTTACGTTAAAACATCCTGAGCTGATCGGCAAAAAGGTGTCGGTGAAATTTGCTGTGGATGACGACATTGATTCATTGATGCGCGGGTTTATTACAAGGGAAACCCCAGAGTCTGATCGACGTATTAATGATCAAACGATTGAGCTTGTAGATGCCTTAGACCAAGCCTCTCGGATTTCTTATGAATTCAGCGATTATCTCTTTACGGGCTCTGCTTCGCGAGATGCTGAAATAGCTGGCATTAAAGGAGCATTGATGGGATCTATATGGACCTTAGGTGTTTGTCTCTTGCTGGCTTTTCCTTTAGGTTTAGCGACAGCCGTTTATCTAGAAGAAATCGCACCTAAAAATCTAATAACAGAAATTATTGAAATAAATATCAATAATTTGGCGGCTGTTCCATCGGTTGTTTTTGGCATCATGGGGCTTGCAATCTTCATAATAGCTTTTGGGTTGCCGCGTTCAGTGCCTCTAGTGGGTGGTATTGTTCTGGCATTGATGACGTTACCGACTATTATCATCTCTTCTCGTGCGGCTATTCGAGCGGTGCCGCCGAGCATTCGAGATGCAGCGTTGGCGGTTGGTGCTTCAAAGATGCAGACAATACTGCATCATGTGATTCCACCGGCGATGCCGGGCGTGTTGACGGGTGCCATTATTGGTATGGCTCAGGTTCTTGGCGAGTCAGCACCGCTTCTAATGATTGGTATGATTGCCTTTATCGTTGACGTGCCTGGTGGAATTACAGAGCCGGCGACCGCGCTTCCAGTTCAGATCTTTATGTGGGCGGATTTCGCCGAGCGTATGTTTATTCAAAAAACCAGCGCAGCGATTATTGTTCTGTTAGCCTTTTTGATTACCATGAACGCAGGTGCAATTATTCTTCGACAAAAACTTGAACGACGATGGGTATGA
- the nuoF gene encoding NADH-quinone oxidoreductase subunit NuoF, protein MITSNPPFPTTSYGPDAVIMKGIDGLNWNLADYAKRGGYQALRKILTEGISPAEVITEVKNSALRGRGGAGFPTGLKWSFMPKGEGQKYVICNSDEGEPGTFKDRDLLRYNPHVVIEGMAIAAYAIGASVGYNYIHGEIWEVYERFEKALGEASAAGYLGKGILGSQFSFDLHAHHGFGAYICGEETALLESIEGKRGQPRFKPPFPASYGLYGCPTTINNTETFAAIPSLILDGANAFLALGKPNNGGTKIFSVSGDVENPGNYEVRLGTPFAELLRMAGGVRDGNRLKAVIPGGSSIPVLPADVMMATDMDYDSIAKAGSMLGSGAVIVMDETRCMVSCLLRLSYFYHEESCGQCTPCREGTGWLYRLVKRIQNGLGEEGDIEQLLSISDNIAGRTICALGEAAALPVKSFIKHFRPEFEYLIKHKKSQVESI, encoded by the coding sequence ATGATTACATCAAATCCTCCATTTCCCACCACCAGTTATGGTCCGGATGCCGTCATTATGAAGGGTATCGACGGCCTGAACTGGAATCTTGCAGATTATGCAAAGAGGGGTGGATATCAAGCGCTCCGAAAAATTCTCACGGAAGGTATCTCTCCTGCGGAGGTGATTACGGAAGTGAAGAATTCAGCGCTCAGGGGTAGAGGCGGAGCTGGATTCCCCACTGGGCTTAAGTGGAGTTTTATGCCCAAAGGAGAAGGTCAAAAGTATGTGATTTGCAATTCTGATGAGGGAGAGCCTGGCACATTTAAAGATCGAGATCTTCTCAGATATAACCCGCATGTTGTGATTGAAGGTATGGCTATCGCTGCTTATGCCATAGGGGCATCTGTAGGGTACAACTACATCCACGGGGAAATTTGGGAAGTTTACGAGCGCTTTGAGAAAGCATTAGGCGAGGCAAGTGCGGCAGGATATTTGGGTAAAGGAATTTTGGGGTCACAGTTCTCGTTTGATCTGCATGCGCATCATGGGTTTGGTGCTTACATATGTGGCGAGGAGACCGCATTACTCGAGTCGATAGAAGGGAAGAGAGGTCAGCCACGATTTAAGCCACCATTTCCTGCGTCCTACGGACTTTATGGGTGTCCCACGACCATAAATAACACAGAAACTTTTGCTGCCATACCATCGTTAATTTTAGATGGGGCCAATGCGTTTTTGGCTTTAGGAAAACCTAACAACGGTGGCACGAAAATATTTTCTGTTTCCGGTGATGTTGAAAATCCAGGTAACTATGAAGTTCGTCTCGGTACCCCATTTGCTGAGTTGTTACGAATGGCGGGCGGGGTGCGTGATGGTAACCGCTTAAAAGCAGTTATTCCTGGTGGTTCGTCAATTCCTGTTTTACCTGCTGACGTCATGATGGCGACTGATATGGATTATGATTCGATCGCTAAAGCTGGTTCTATGCTTGGCTCGGGAGCGGTCATTGTTATGGATGAAACGCGATGCATGGTGAGTTGTTTATTGCGCCTCTCGTATTTTTATCATGAGGAATCTTGCGGCCAGTGCACGCCATGTAGGGAGGGTACAGGATGGTTGTACCGATTGGTTAAACGTATTCAAAATGGATTAGGGGAAGAGGGCGACATCGAACAACTGCTGTCAATATCGGACAATATTGCAGGTAGAACAATTTGTGCGTTAGGGGAAGCGGCTGCTCTTCCAGTTAAGAGTTTCATAAAACACTTCCGGCCTGAGTTTGAGTACCTGATTAAACATAAAAAAAGTCAGGTTGAATCAATATGA
- the pstC gene encoding phosphate ABC transporter permease subunit PstC, whose product MSLTSLIFAVLVIGGIYFCLGQYWGTRQWALGSVKLHSLPRYYGFWAGLVATVPAILLLFSLSLGDDFLFKSMLNNFYPSDVVDGDVVERAIAFAKVMNAVEGVRFGVVEPWVEAAAKAWIGWQKVSDQVLTLITIGCAVIAGFFAFRQIGPTFRARNGVERIILWALIACSSIAIFTTLGIILSVLFESIRFFKLIPIQDFIFGLEWNPQFEGAERAGSGSGTATYGMLPMFAGTFLISVVAIMVAVPVGLFSAIYLAEYASLKTRSIIKPLLEILAGIPTVVYGFFAALTVAPLVRAVGASMGIEVASESALAAGLVMGIMIIPFVSSLSDDVINAVPQSLRDAAYGLGATKSEAIRQVVLPAALSGIVAAVILAVSRAIGETMIVVMAAGLAANLSFNPLDAVTTVTTQIVTILSGDQEFESAKTLSAFALALVLIIITLALNLFALQIVKKYREQYD is encoded by the coding sequence GTGTCATTAACTAGTCTAATTTTTGCGGTCCTCGTTATTGGTGGGATTTATTTTTGTTTAGGGCAATACTGGGGTACGAGACAATGGGCGCTCGGTTCAGTTAAGTTGCACTCACTGCCGCGGTATTACGGATTCTGGGCAGGTTTGGTCGCCACGGTGCCCGCGATTCTTCTCCTCTTTTCCTTGTCCTTAGGGGATGATTTTCTTTTTAAGTCGATGTTAAACAATTTCTATCCGTCTGATGTGGTTGATGGAGATGTTGTCGAGCGCGCGATAGCCTTTGCCAAGGTGATGAATGCGGTTGAAGGTGTTCGTTTTGGAGTTGTAGAGCCCTGGGTCGAGGCAGCCGCTAAAGCATGGATTGGCTGGCAAAAAGTCTCTGACCAGGTACTCACTCTAATCACTATTGGGTGTGCCGTAATAGCGGGATTTTTTGCGTTCAGACAGATAGGTCCAACGTTCCGAGCTCGGAATGGGGTGGAGCGCATTATTTTATGGGCCCTAATCGCTTGCTCTTCCATTGCGATATTTACGACTCTTGGAATAATACTGTCTGTATTATTTGAGTCCATACGATTTTTTAAATTAATTCCGATTCAAGATTTTATTTTTGGTCTTGAGTGGAACCCTCAATTCGAGGGTGCGGAGCGGGCTGGGTCTGGTAGCGGTACTGCAACATATGGGATGTTGCCAATGTTTGCGGGTACGTTCTTGATTTCAGTCGTTGCAATCATGGTTGCAGTGCCCGTCGGTTTGTTCAGTGCTATATATCTTGCTGAGTACGCCAGCTTGAAAACACGCTCTATTATTAAGCCCTTACTTGAGATTTTGGCGGGTATTCCAACTGTGGTGTATGGGTTTTTCGCTGCACTCACGGTCGCTCCTCTCGTTAGGGCTGTTGGGGCGTCGATGGGTATAGAGGTCGCCTCAGAATCGGCTCTTGCGGCTGGGTTGGTGATGGGTATCATGATTATTCCGTTTGTGTCTTCATTGTCTGACGACGTGATCAATGCGGTCCCACAATCTCTGCGAGATGCGGCCTATGGCTTAGGGGCAACAAAAAGTGAGGCTATTCGTCAGGTTGTGTTACCCGCTGCTCTGTCTGGAATTGTGGCTGCTGTGATTCTCGCTGTATCCCGTGCGATTGGGGAAACTATGATCGTGGTGATGGCGGCCGGCTTAGCGGCAAATTTGTCCTTTAATCCTCTAGATGCTGTCACAACTGTGACAACACAAATTGTTACTATTTTGAGCGGTGATCAGGAGTTTGAATCTGCAAAAACGCTTTCGGCTTTTGCGCTGGCTTTGGTGTTAATTATTATTACTTTGGCGCTTAATCTTTTCGCGCTACAAATTGTAAAGAAATATCGAGAACAATATGACTAG
- the secG gene encoding preprotein translocase subunit SecG has translation MSFIVLVIHVLAALGVIGLVLMQHGKGADMGAAFGGGSSGSLFGSSGSANFLSRLTAIFTAIFFITSMSLSYLQFEESRSVGVMSGATITSPATVPSAVEELDSVVEDGEGSKVDEIPK, from the coding sequence ATGAGTTTTATTGTTTTGGTGATACACGTGCTGGCAGCCCTAGGTGTGATCGGGTTGGTTTTGATGCAGCATGGTAAAGGGGCGGATATGGGTGCTGCTTTTGGAGGTGGATCGTCTGGGAGTTTGTTCGGATCGAGTGGATCAGCAAACTTCTTAAGTCGGTTGACTGCTATTTTTACAGCTATATTTTTTATAACGAGTATGAGCTTGAGTTATCTCCAGTTTGAGGAATCGCGATCGGTTGGGGTGATGTCTGGAGCTACGATTACCTCTCCTGCCACTGTGCCGAGCGCCGTTGAGGAGCTCGATTCAGTTGTTGAAGACGGCGAAGGTTCTAAAGTTGATGAGATTCCTAAGTGA
- a CDS encoding substrate-binding domain-containing protein, whose protein sequence is MFFRLLTAFVVTGVMTAPAVARDYISLAGSSTVFPFATIVAEKFGQKPGLKTPVVESGGSSVGKKSVCDGIGTQFVDIGNASSRMKASELKYCDKNGVALTEIKIGYDGIVLANSKKAPVLKISLADLGKALTAEVPDASGKKWIPNPYKKWSELNPNYPDSAIRVYGPPTTSGTRASFAEMVNEKGYCGKDKVAKALSVERGDAKGKKCRAMRTDGAYIEAGEQDNLIVQKISEDKTSFGIFGYSYLDQNTDTIQGSELDGVAPTFDAIRSGKYVASRGLYFYVKHAHIGVIPGIKQYMAEWTKHWGADGVLADAGMIPMGKAERKEMMDRMNNLSVLKKDALK, encoded by the coding sequence ATGTTTTTTCGTCTTTTAACCGCATTTGTTGTTACTGGCGTCATGACTGCACCAGCTGTCGCGCGTGATTATATATCGTTAGCTGGTTCGTCTACGGTCTTCCCTTTTGCGACGATTGTTGCAGAAAAATTTGGTCAAAAACCTGGCCTCAAAACCCCAGTTGTTGAATCGGGTGGATCTTCGGTAGGAAAAAAGAGTGTCTGTGATGGGATCGGGACACAGTTTGTTGATATTGGTAATGCCTCATCTCGAATGAAGGCTAGTGAGCTTAAATACTGCGATAAGAATGGTGTTGCATTGACCGAAATTAAAATAGGTTACGATGGGATTGTTTTAGCTAACTCAAAGAAGGCTCCGGTATTAAAAATCTCTCTCGCCGACTTAGGTAAGGCATTAACTGCTGAGGTGCCAGATGCATCGGGTAAAAAGTGGATTCCAAACCCTTATAAGAAGTGGTCTGAATTAAATCCAAATTACCCAGATAGTGCTATTCGAGTTTATGGGCCACCAACTACATCAGGAACGCGTGCGTCATTTGCCGAAATGGTTAACGAAAAGGGTTATTGTGGTAAGGACAAGGTGGCGAAAGCGCTTTCAGTTGAGCGTGGTGATGCAAAAGGTAAAAAATGCCGTGCGATGCGCACTGATGGTGCATACATTGAGGCTGGTGAACAGGATAACTTGATCGTTCAAAAGATTTCAGAGGATAAAACGTCATTTGGTATTTTCGGATACTCCTATTTAGATCAAAATACCGATACCATTCAAGGTTCTGAGCTTGATGGCGTTGCGCCAACATTCGATGCAATCAGATCAGGAAAGTATGTGGCTTCTCGAGGGTTATATTTTTATGTGAAGCACGCGCATATTGGAGTCATCCCAGGTATCAAACAATACATGGCAGAATGGACAAAGCATTGGGGTGCAGATGGTGTTCTCGCGGATGCTGGTATGATTCCGATGGGTAAGGCTGAGCGTAAAGAAATGATGGATCGTATGAATAATCTGTCAGTTCTTAAGAAGGATGCCCTTAAGTAG